The following proteins are co-located in the Gloeomargarita sp. SRBZ-1_bins_9 genome:
- a CDS encoding FkbM family methyltransferase, whose amino-acid sequence MREPVTMPAFFTPWLKRAGYLDQLWVRIGHVGSRPISEADDWGQQGWDVFAPNLEIYGFDADPDACEAANTAVAEKGIPWPEIHVPLVLSDRCDTQTLYITQDPMCSSLYPPNEPFLTRFQVEMEMMKGVATVEVETTTLDVFCQEQNLPGFDYLRTDVQGADLDVLRGAARILAEHLLVVEMEVIFSPLYLGQPLFADVDTFLRQQGFTLFQLSLHVGATRRLFPVVNNPMVYRGQKLWGDAVYVRDVLDPATSEPWRSPERIFKLACLMDVRGYWDYAAELLVHLIENHRWPLQDPLLQAIQEQIPAETQAQIPLVEYLHKALAHT is encoded by the coding sequence ATGCGGGAACCAGTGACCATGCCGGCGTTTTTTACCCCCTGGCTCAAACGAGCTGGCTATTTGGACCAGTTGTGGGTGCGGATTGGTCATGTGGGGTCGCGACCGATTAGCGAGGCGGATGACTGGGGTCAACAGGGGTGGGATGTATTTGCGCCGAATCTCGAAATCTATGGTTTCGATGCTGACCCGGACGCCTGTGAGGCTGCCAACACCGCCGTTGCCGAAAAGGGCATCCCCTGGCCGGAAATCCATGTACCCCTAGTGCTCAGTGACCGTTGCGACACACAAACCTTGTATATCACCCAGGACCCAATGTGTTCCTCCCTTTATCCTCCCAATGAACCTTTTTTGACCCGCTTTCAGGTCGAGATGGAAATGATGAAAGGGGTAGCTACCGTCGAAGTCGAAACGACGACCCTCGATGTCTTTTGCCAGGAACAGAACCTGCCCGGTTTTGATTACCTCCGTACCGATGTGCAGGGGGCTGATTTGGATGTGTTGCGGGGGGCCGCTAGGATCCTGGCTGAGCACCTATTAGTCGTGGAAATGGAGGTTATCTTTTCACCCCTGTACCTGGGTCAACCCCTGTTTGCCGATGTGGATACCTTCCTGCGACAACAGGGATTTACGTTGTTTCAACTGAGTTTGCATGTGGGGGCAACCCGACGGCTCTTTCCGGTGGTCAACAATCCAATGGTCTATCGGGGGCAAAAACTCTGGGGCGATGCGGTGTATGTCCGGGATGTATTGGACCCCGCCACATCCGAACCCTGGCGCTCGCCGGAACGGATTTTCAAATTGGCCTGCCTAATGGATGTCAGGGGTTATTGGGACTATGCGGCGGAATTGCTGGTGCACCTGATAGAAAACCATCGGTGGCCTCTACAAGACCCGCTGCTCCAAGCCATCCAGGAGCAGATTCCTGCAGAGACCCAGGCCCAAATTCCCCTGGTGGAGTACTTGCACAAGGCCCTAGCGCATACCTGA
- a CDS encoding cation-transporting P-type ATPase: MTSPVFHALDVQQVLAYWQTEATVGLPAEEVARRYEQYGPNELPEQRRTPAWLKFLQQFHQPLLYILLVAGLVKAFLRSWLNALVIWGVTVINAVISYIQETQAEGAIASLAKVVTTETTVLRDGQRLQVPARELVPGDIVFLHSGDKVPADMRLLAVRNLQVDESALTGESVPVTKTVETLPAETPLAERRNMAYAGSLVTFGQGQGVVVATGTATEVGQIARSMQERVSLSTPLTRKFAAFSHTILYVVLGLAAFTFAVGAGRGKDWVEMFEAAVALAVSAIPEGLPAVVTVTLAIGVNRMAQRHAIIRKLPAVEALGSATVICSDKTGTLTENQMTVQAVVVGDQEFHVTGSGYSPKGEICTAAGEPLKDLPPGLRACLVAGVLCNDSHLEQREGDWQVVGDPTEGALLAVAEKAGLSQAGLTADYPRLDAIPFESDYQYMATLNDGQPRLIYVKGAVEVVLARCRQAMNLQGELVPLEVESIRAAVERLAENGLRVLAFAQKTAAPHQHSLDHEDIAEGLVFLGLQGMIDPPRPEAIVAVHHCQTAGIQVKMITGDHVTTARAIAQRMGIQTAEGVVAFTGAELAAMDSATFTDAALRGSVFARVAPSQKLQLVEALQSRGHIVAMTGDGVNDAPALRQADIGIAMGKGGTEVAREAADMLLTDDNFASIAAAVEEGRTVYQNLRKAIAFLLPVNGGESMTILISALLLRDLPILSLQVLWLNMINSITMTVPLAFEPKPPGVMEQPPRNPDQPLLTPKLIQRILLVSAFNWVLIFGMFEWVKGGTGNLALARTMAIQALVAARIIYLISLSQFGLSLGEFLRGKTRQITPAPTVFLGIAVAVLLQILFSQWPLMNTLFATAPLSGWEWLICLLPMLPMLPVAWAANALDPALKKGSGMR; encoded by the coding sequence ATGACATCCCCTGTTTTCCATGCTTTAGATGTGCAACAGGTGCTGGCTTACTGGCAGACGGAGGCGACGGTGGGGTTGCCGGCGGAGGAGGTGGCCCGGCGCTATGAACAGTACGGCCCCAATGAGTTGCCGGAACAGCGGCGCACCCCGGCTTGGTTGAAGTTTTTGCAGCAGTTCCATCAACCCTTGCTCTACATCCTGCTGGTGGCGGGGCTCGTCAAGGCGTTTTTGCGCTCCTGGCTCAATGCTCTGGTCATTTGGGGGGTGACGGTGATCAATGCCGTCATCAGTTATATCCAGGAGACCCAGGCGGAGGGGGCAATTGCTTCTTTGGCCAAGGTGGTGACCACCGAAACTACGGTGCTGCGGGATGGGCAACGGTTGCAGGTTCCGGCGCGGGAGTTGGTCCCCGGTGACATCGTGTTTTTGCATTCGGGGGACAAGGTGCCGGCGGACATGCGGTTGCTGGCGGTGCGCAATCTCCAGGTGGATGAGTCAGCCCTGACGGGGGAATCGGTGCCGGTGACTAAGACGGTGGAAACCCTGCCGGCGGAGACCCCCTTGGCGGAGCGACGCAATATGGCCTACGCCGGGAGTTTGGTGACCTTTGGCCAGGGACAGGGGGTGGTGGTAGCAACGGGAACGGCGACCGAGGTGGGGCAAATTGCCCGTTCGATGCAGGAGCGGGTGAGCCTGAGTACGCCCTTGACCCGCAAATTCGCTGCCTTTAGCCACACGATTCTGTATGTGGTGCTGGGGCTAGCGGCCTTTACGTTTGCGGTGGGGGCGGGACGGGGCAAGGACTGGGTGGAGATGTTTGAGGCGGCGGTGGCTCTGGCGGTGAGTGCCATTCCTGAGGGGCTGCCGGCGGTGGTAACCGTCACCCTGGCGATTGGGGTCAACCGCATGGCCCAACGCCACGCCATTATCCGCAAGTTGCCAGCGGTGGAGGCCCTAGGCAGTGCGACGGTCATCTGCTCTGACAAAACGGGTACCCTGACGGAAAACCAGATGACGGTGCAGGCGGTAGTGGTTGGCGACCAGGAATTTCACGTCACCGGAAGCGGCTATAGTCCGAAGGGGGAAATTTGTACGGCTGCCGGTGAACCCCTAAAGGACCTACCGCCGGGTCTGCGGGCCTGTTTGGTAGCTGGAGTCCTGTGCAATGACAGTCATTTGGAACAACGGGAGGGGGATTGGCAGGTAGTCGGCGACCCCACGGAGGGTGCGCTATTGGCGGTGGCGGAAAAAGCGGGGTTAAGTCAGGCGGGGTTAACAGCAGACTACCCCCGATTAGACGCCATTCCTTTTGAGTCGGATTACCAGTACATGGCCACCCTCAACGACGGCCAGCCCCGCCTGATCTACGTCAAGGGCGCGGTGGAGGTGGTACTGGCCCGTTGCCGGCAGGCGATGAATCTCCAGGGAGAGTTGGTCCCCCTTGAGGTAGAAAGCATACGGGCGGCGGTCGAACGCCTGGCGGAGAACGGGTTGCGGGTGTTGGCCTTTGCCCAAAAGACAGCAGCACCCCACCAGCACAGCTTAGACCACGAGGATATTGCCGAGGGTCTGGTGTTTCTGGGGTTACAGGGGATGATTGACCCGCCCCGGCCGGAAGCTATCGTCGCCGTGCATCACTGTCAAACGGCGGGGATTCAGGTGAAGATGATCACTGGCGACCATGTGACCACTGCCCGCGCCATTGCCCAGCGCATGGGAATTCAAACCGCTGAAGGGGTGGTGGCCTTTACGGGCGCGGAACTGGCGGCGATGGATAGCGCAACGTTTACAGATGCTGCCCTACGGGGTTCGGTGTTCGCCCGGGTGGCTCCCTCCCAGAAATTGCAACTCGTGGAGGCCCTTCAGTCCCGGGGCCATATCGTGGCCATGACTGGCGATGGGGTCAACGACGCCCCGGCGCTGCGCCAAGCTGATATCGGCATTGCCATGGGGAAAGGGGGCACGGAGGTCGCCCGGGAAGCGGCGGATATGTTGCTCACTGACGATAATTTCGCTTCCATTGCCGCTGCCGTCGAGGAAGGCCGCACGGTCTATCAAAACCTTCGCAAGGCCATTGCCTTCTTGCTGCCGGTCAATGGGGGCGAGTCCATGACCATTTTGATCAGCGCTCTGTTGCTGCGGGATTTGCCCATTTTGTCCCTGCAGGTGCTGTGGCTGAACATGATCAATTCCATCACCATGACGGTGCCCTTGGCCTTTGAACCTAAACCGCCGGGGGTGATGGAACAGCCGCCCCGCAACCCGGATCAACCCCTGCTGACCCCCAAATTAATCCAGCGCATTTTACTGGTGTCGGCCTTCAACTGGGTGTTGATTTTCGGCATGTTTGAGTGGGTGAAAGGGGGCACCGGCAATTTGGCGCTGGCCCGCACCATGGCGATTCAGGCGCTGGTGGCCGCCCGGATTATTTACCTGATCAGCCTCAGCCAGTTTGGCCTCAGTTTAGGGGAGTTTTTGCGGGGGAAAACCCGGCAGATTACTCCTGCGCCTACGGTGTTTTTGGGGATTGCCGTAGCTGTTTTGCTGCAAATCCTCTTTAGCCAGTGGCCCTTGATGAATACCTTGTTTGCCACCGCGCCCCTGTCCGGTTGGGAGTGGCTAATTTGCCTATTGCCCATGCTCCCTATGCTGCCGGTGGCCTGGGCGGCCAATGCCCTTGACCCTGCCCTCAAAAAAGGCTCAGGTATGCGCTAG